One genomic segment of Planktothrix sp. FACHB-1365 includes these proteins:
- a CDS encoding 4Fe-4S dicluster domain-containing protein yields the protein MGKLVNELKRDIQYQHGMNACLNCGICTAVCPAAEVYDYSPREVMNICHLEEEDSLVELLKSDKIWFCGQCFSCKPRCPRGNSTAQVILALRRLSVRHGYFAESEKGRQQLFAKRVFGENLLKRGYTLVAENITPAHFPELGENWEYYYEHMAEMREWWDVPMNLENSAGSHRMIPEKDMDELRAIYQATGALELMDAVEKGMEKKLGSKEEVEKYWENWVETADSRNYEMGE from the coding sequence ATGGGCAAGCTAGTTAACGAACTTAAACGAGACATTCAATACCAACACGGGATGAATGCCTGCCTGAACTGTGGCATCTGTACTGCGGTTTGTCCAGCCGCCGAGGTTTATGACTACTCTCCGAGAGAAGTGATGAACATTTGCCATCTGGAAGAAGAAGACTCCCTTGTAGAGTTACTTAAATCTGATAAAATCTGGTTTTGCGGACAATGTTTCTCCTGTAAACCTCGATGTCCAAGAGGCAACAGCACCGCCCAAGTCATTCTGGCTTTGCGTCGGCTTTCAGTACGTCATGGTTATTTTGCCGAATCAGAAAAAGGCAGACAACAATTATTTGCTAAACGAGTCTTTGGGGAAAATCTGCTTAAACGAGGTTATACCTTAGTGGCAGAAAATATCACCCCGGCTCACTTTCCTGAACTCGGAGAAAACTGGGAATACTATTACGAACACATGGCAGAAATGCGAGAGTGGTGGGATGTTCCCATGAACTTAGAAAATAGCGCAGGTTCCCACCGCATGATTCCCGAAAAAGACATGGATGAATTGCGAGCAATTTATCAAGCAACTGGGGCACTTGAGTTAATGGATGCTGTTGAAAAAGGTATGGAAAAGAAACTCGGTAGCAAAGAAGAAGTTGAAAAATATTGGGAAAATTGGGTAGAAACGGCTGATAGCAGAAACTACGAGATGGGAGAATAA
- a CDS encoding heterodisulfide reductase-related iron-sulfur binding cluster has product MKVARQNLAWEKHQKHVPTVDEPGGNVWGCFRSCFLQSAAPYTEGIAYKILKNDLGIDLREAAGHTSCGAIGYHGDVTNLETQMVVAARNFSVAHDELGVDNLFSFCVTSFANYTEMIQLWEEEPELREYTEKMLKETTGREFWVPHVSGGRPSVVHASDVFFANRHKLAEKAKYSLKGIKAVDHIGCHYGKIFPGECMGGSEFPQVLVGLLEAFGAEIVDYPERRHCCGMGFRQCAFPENRDYTASSVYKKMKSLKETHPDCNLILTNCPGCTVFLDAEQGTIKEVLEEEFNVSILDYAQLTGLMLGYDPFKDCGLNAKVVPIEPLLDKIGISYDKSKTFEERRRPF; this is encoded by the coding sequence ATGAAAGTAGCTAGACAAAATTTAGCTTGGGAAAAACATCAAAAGCACGTTCCAACCGTTGATGAACCTGGTGGGAATGTATGGGGGTGTTTCCGCAGTTGTTTTCTGCAAAGTGCTGCCCCCTATACAGAAGGAATTGCCTATAAAATCTTAAAAAATGACTTAGGAATTGATTTACGCGAAGCTGCTGGACATACTTCTTGTGGGGCAATTGGCTATCACGGAGATGTGACTAATCTGGAAACCCAAATGGTGGTTGCGGCTCGTAATTTTTCCGTTGCTCATGATGAATTAGGAGTCGATAATCTCTTCTCATTTTGTGTAACTTCTTTTGCGAATTACACTGAAATGATTCAACTTTGGGAAGAAGAACCAGAGTTACGAGAATATACAGAAAAAATGTTAAAAGAAACCACAGGACGTGAATTTTGGGTTCCTCATGTTTCTGGGGGTAGACCGTCTGTAGTTCATGCGTCTGATGTGTTTTTTGCCAATCGCCATAAATTAGCAGAAAAAGCTAAATATAGTTTAAAAGGAATAAAAGCCGTTGATCATATTGGCTGTCACTATGGCAAAATCTTTCCGGGTGAGTGCATGGGGGGATCTGAATTTCCTCAAGTTTTAGTCGGGTTATTAGAAGCATTTGGCGCGGAAATTGTTGACTATCCAGAAAGAAGACATTGCTGCGGCATGGGTTTTCGTCAATGTGCATTTCCTGAAAATCGAGACTATACCGCTAGTAGCGTTTATAAAAAGATGAAAAGTCTCAAAGAAACCCATCCCGATTGTAATTTAATTTTAACCAATTGTCCGGGGTGTACGGTGTTTTTAGATGCCGAACAAGGAACCATTAAAGAAGTCTTGGAAGAAGAATTTAATGTTAGTATTCTCGACTATGCTCAACTCACAGGTTTGATGTTAGGATACGATCCGTTTAAAGATTGTGGATTAAATGCCAAAGTTGTTCCTATTGAACCCTTATTAGATAAAATTGGCATTTCTTACGACAAATCTAAAACCTTTGAAGAACGGAGAAGACCGTTTTAA
- a CDS encoding DUF2202 domain-containing protein has product MQTVNNFSSVNSSLDASETEGLLYMREEEKLAHDVYVTLYEQWGLSIFNNIANSEDSHENQIETLLNNYQIEDPVGDNLIGVFVNPDLQQLYNNLIAQGSQSLTAALQVGVLIEETDIADLQERIAQTDNADIQKVYEQLLKGSNNHLSAFTSNLTGETVNTNSSNTSNNVTNQIQETIIDDPLTGGGSNQSFVSNGGGNSAYAANFVLGSSSQINSTGLSAVEQSYLNIDNSFTAQNQPFASSNIGGNSNLSTNDLPMGFSLTQNPMAALTIMQTIARI; this is encoded by the coding sequence ATGCAGACAGTTAATAATTTTAGTAGCGTCAATAGCAGTCTGGATGCCTCCGAAACGGAAGGACTCCTCTATATGCGCGAAGAAGAAAAACTGGCGCATGATGTCTACGTCACCCTGTATGAACAGTGGGGATTATCTATTTTTAACAATATCGCCAATAGCGAAGACAGTCATGAGAATCAGATAGAAACCCTGCTTAATAACTATCAAATTGAAGATCCAGTTGGTGATAATCTGATCGGTGTTTTTGTTAATCCAGATTTACAACAATTGTATAACAATCTGATAGCCCAAGGCAGTCAATCATTAACGGCAGCCTTACAGGTAGGAGTGTTGATTGAGGAGACTGATATTGCAGATTTACAAGAGCGAATTGCCCAAACAGATAACGCTGATATTCAAAAGGTATATGAACAACTTTTGAAGGGATCAAATAATCATCTGAGTGCATTTACTTCAAACTTGACTGGCGAAACTGTTAATACGAACTCCTCTAATACCTCTAATAATGTAACGAATCAGATTCAGGAAACAATAATAGATGACCCTCTAACTGGAGGTGGAAGCAATCAAAGCTTCGTTAGCAATGGTGGTGGTAACTCAGCTTATGCAGCAAATTTTGTCTTGGGTTCATCAAGTCAAATTAACAGCACTGGGTTATCAGCAGTTGAGCAGAGTTATCTGAATATTGATAATAGTTTTACTGCCCAAAACCAGCCCTTTGCTTCATCTAATATAGGAGGGAACAGTAACTTATCTACAAACGACTTGCCGATGGGCTTTTCTCTGACTCAAAACCCGATGGCTGCTCTTACTATAATGCAGACAATAGCCAGAATATGA
- a CDS encoding FAD-dependent oxidoreductase, whose translation MNKPVVIIGGGPAGLAAAGKLQDFGYEVVLIEKQAEIGGHLNKWYKVFPDFTDASEITANLKAELGKTRILTDTTITQIQGSAPNFQVTTSTGENLEAAAILVSTGYKHFDARLKEEYGYGIYDNCITSVELDLMLKAQNIKTRSGQIPQKIAMIHCVGSRDEKVNNNYCSRVCCTNTIKQAIEIKEQHPDCDVYCLYMDIRVFGRGYEELYRTSQEQYGVQFLRGRLSEASEKKDGNLLLRLEDTLTAKPMRLSVDLLVLMVGMEGNPELAEIANLKLGCDRFYATAHQQYSNNCSTREGIFLAGAATGPKAIMESITDGRSAAAEIASFVARSSQDSETNLNGQLITEMATSLK comes from the coding sequence ATGAACAAACCTGTGGTAATTATTGGTGGTGGCCCTGCGGGATTAGCGGCGGCTGGAAAACTTCAAGACTTTGGTTATGAGGTGGTTTTAATTGAAAAACAAGCCGAAATCGGCGGACATTTAAACAAGTGGTATAAAGTGTTTCCTGATTTTACGGACGCTTCAGAAATTACGGCTAATCTGAAAGCTGAGTTAGGGAAAACTCGAATTTTAACCGATACAACCATAACTCAAATTCAAGGGTCTGCCCCCAACTTTCAAGTCACGACATCAACGGGGGAAAATCTTGAAGCCGCAGCAATTTTAGTTTCAACCGGATATAAGCATTTTGATGCCAGATTGAAAGAAGAATACGGCTATGGAATTTATGATAATTGCATCACTTCAGTTGAACTTGATTTGATGCTGAAGGCGCAAAATATTAAAACCCGGTCAGGACAAATTCCCCAAAAAATAGCGATGATTCATTGTGTTGGATCTCGTGATGAAAAGGTGAATAATAATTACTGCTCTCGCGTTTGTTGTACGAATACAATTAAGCAGGCTATTGAAATTAAAGAACAACATCCTGATTGTGATGTTTACTGCCTTTATATGGATATTCGGGTGTTTGGTCGCGGTTATGAGGAACTTTACCGCACCTCTCAAGAACAATATGGGGTGCAATTTTTACGGGGTCGGTTGTCGGAAGCGAGTGAGAAAAAAGATGGCAATTTATTACTGCGTTTAGAAGATACCTTAACGGCAAAACCGATGCGATTAAGCGTTGATTTGTTAGTGTTAATGGTGGGAATGGAAGGCAACCCAGAGTTAGCAGAAATAGCGAATTTAAAATTAGGATGCGATCGCTTTTATGCCACCGCCCATCAACAATATTCTAATAATTGCTCAACCCGTGAAGGTATTTTTCTAGCGGGAGCCGCAACGGGGCCAAAAGCCATTATGGAATCAATTACCGATGGTCGCTCCGCCGCCGCAGAAATTGCCAGTTTTGTTGCTCGTTCTTCCCAAGATTCTGAAACGAATTTGAATGGACAATTAATCACAGAAATGGCAACATCTCTCAAATAA